One region of Leucoraja erinacea ecotype New England chromosome 10, Leri_hhj_1, whole genome shotgun sequence genomic DNA includes:
- the LOC129701085 gene encoding vesicle-trafficking protein SEC22b, with product MVLLTMIARVADGLPLAASMQEDEQSGRDLQLYQNQAKQLFRKLNEQSPTRCTLQAGSMSFHYVIEKGVCYLVLCEAAYSKKLAFSYLEDLQAEFDEHHGKKVPTVSRPYSFIEFDTYIQKTKKSYIDSRARRNLGSINTELQDVQRIMVANIEEVLQRGEALSALDSKASGLSSLSKKYRQDAKYLNMRSTYAKLAAVAVFAVMLIVYVRFWWL from the exons ATGGTGCTGCTGACGATGATCGCACGGGTGGCCGACGGTCTCCCACTCGCCGCCTCCATGCAAGAGGACGAGCAG TCTGGACGAGATCTGCAACTCTATCAGAACCAGGCCAAGCAGTTGTTCCGCAAGCTTAATGAACAGTCACCCACTCGATGCACATTGCAAGCGGGATCCATGTCCTTCCA TTATGTGATAGAGAAAGGGGTCTGCTATCTGGTTTTATGTGAGGCAGCATATTCCAAAAAATTGGCATTTTCATATCTTGAAGACCTACAGGCAGAATTTGATGAGCATCATGGAAAGAAGGTCCCAACAGTCTCTCGCCCTTACTCCTTCATTGAATTTG ACACATACATTCAAAAAACAAAGAAATCTTACATCGATAGTAGAGCACGGAGAAACCTTGGCTCCATAAACACGGAACTGCAGGATGTGCAGAGAATAATGGTGGCGAATATTGAAGAGGTGTTACAGCGTGGAGAAGCGCTCTCAG CTTTGGACAGCAAGGCCAGTGGTCTCTCCAGCCTGTCGAAGAAGTACCGACAAGATGCCAAGTACTTGAACATGCGTTCGACATATGCCAAGCTGGCAGCCGTTGCCGTCTTTGCAGTCATGCTGATCGTTTACGTACGGTTCTGGTGGCTCTGA